A genomic stretch from Hermetia illucens chromosome 7, iHerIll2.2.curated.20191125, whole genome shotgun sequence includes:
- the LOC119660775 gene encoding uncharacterized protein DDB_G0271670 isoform X1 — protein sequence MASVKDTASFFAYGNSKQFDYCLKLYPEVLKLKAEKRCKKPEELIRLDDWYQNELPRRIKQRGKDAHMVHEELVQTMKWKQSRGKFYPQLSYLVKVNTPRAVMQETKKAFRKLPNLEQAITALSNLKGVGTTMASALLAAAAPDSAPFMADECLMAIPEIEGIDYTTKEYLNFVQHIQSTVERLNSEKDSVTSWSPHRVELALWTHFVASDLKPELLENLPPGSHHPALGFGGGTGTINNSTTNGVNDADQDDYGDVPANTLTPPPTNDSTITAANVNNDAETEATQNTNSSSSSSSTTSSSSSLSPKSNSANRTVTSTSTTTSSGVATATDSLPLEISDESNLEPPASNGNNGNGALDSLDESTRSEDSLEKPATPATIANDETIDSDSVSSTKRSLDCDSYEDPNECSQPEMKKVRSN from the exons atggcCTCTGTTAAAGATACAGCATCGTTTTTCGCTTACGGGAATTCCAAGCAATTTGACTACTGCCTGAAACTATATCCGGAAGTTCTGAAACTGAAGGCCGAGAAACGTTGTAAAAAGCCAGAGGAATTAATACGCTTAGACGACTG GTATCAAAATGAACTGCCCAGAAGAATTAAACAGCGAGGAAAGGATGCACACATGGTACATGAGGAGCTTGTGCAAACGATGAAATGGAAACAATCA CGGGGAAAATTCTATCCTCAACTTTCATATTTGGTTAAAGTCAATACGCCACGTGCTGTTATGCAAGAAACAAAAAAGGCGTTCAGAAAACTACCGAATTTAGAACAAGCAATAACAGCATTATCAAATCTAAAGGGTGTTGGAACAACAATGGCATCGGCGTTATTGGCAGCTGCAGCACCGGATAGTGCACCATTTATGGCAGATGAATGCTTAATGGCTATACCGGAAATTGAGGGTATCGATTATACAACaaaagaatatttgaattttgtacAGCATATTCAGTCTACCGTTGAACGTCTCAATTCGGAAAAGGATAGTGTTACGTCATGGTCACCGCATCG TGTGGAGTTAGCTTTATGGACACATTTCGTGGCTTCCGATTTAAAACCAGAATTGCTGGAAAATTTACCGCCAGGCTCGCATCATCCAGCGTTAGGTTTTGGGGGTGGAACTGGTACCATTAACAATAGTACGACAAACGGAGTTAACGACGCTGACCAAGATGATTATGGCGATGTACCCGCTAATACACTCACACCGCCACCAACTAATGACTCTACAATAACGGCGGCCAACGTAAACAATGATGCAGAAACAGAAGCAACACAAAATACGAAttcgtcttcatcatcatcgtctaCTACGTCATCGTCTTCATCATTATCACCAAAATCAAATTCTGCAAATCGAACAGTTACATCCACAAGTACCACAACATCATCAGGTGTAGCAACAGCTACCGATTCATTACCATTGGAGATATCCGATGAAAGCAATCTGGAACCTCCAGCGTCGAACGGTAATAATGGAAATG GTGCATTGGACAGTTTAGATGAAAGTACACGATCGGAAGACAGTCTGGAGAAGCCAGCAACTCCGGCAACCATTGCCAATGACGAGACGATTGACAGTGATTCAGTGAGCAGCACTAAACG GTCATTGGATTGCGATAGTTACGAAGATCCAAATGAGTGCAGCCAGCCAGAGATGAAGAAGGTACGAAGTAATTGA
- the LOC119660775 gene encoding uncharacterized protein DDB_G0271670 isoform X2: MASVKDTASFFAYGNSKQFDYCLKLYPEVLKLKAEKRCKKPEELIRLDDWYQNELPRRIKQRGKDAHMVHEELVQTMKWKQSRGKFYPQLSYLVKVNTPRAVMQETKKAFRKLPNLEQAITALSNLKGVGTTMASALLAAAAPDSAPFMADECLMAIPEIEGIDYTTKEYLNFVQHIQSTVERLNSEKDSVTSWSPHRVELALWTHFVASDLKPELLENLPPGSHHPALGFGGGTGTINNSTTNGVNDADQDDYGDVPANTLTPPPTNDSTITAANVNNDAETEATQNTNSSSSSSSTTSSSSSLSPKSNSANRTVTSTSTTTSSGVATATDSLPLEISDESNLEPPASNGALDSLDESTRSEDSLEKPATPATIANDETIDSDSVSSTKRSLDCDSYEDPNECSQPEMKKVRSN; this comes from the exons atggcCTCTGTTAAAGATACAGCATCGTTTTTCGCTTACGGGAATTCCAAGCAATTTGACTACTGCCTGAAACTATATCCGGAAGTTCTGAAACTGAAGGCCGAGAAACGTTGTAAAAAGCCAGAGGAATTAATACGCTTAGACGACTG GTATCAAAATGAACTGCCCAGAAGAATTAAACAGCGAGGAAAGGATGCACACATGGTACATGAGGAGCTTGTGCAAACGATGAAATGGAAACAATCA CGGGGAAAATTCTATCCTCAACTTTCATATTTGGTTAAAGTCAATACGCCACGTGCTGTTATGCAAGAAACAAAAAAGGCGTTCAGAAAACTACCGAATTTAGAACAAGCAATAACAGCATTATCAAATCTAAAGGGTGTTGGAACAACAATGGCATCGGCGTTATTGGCAGCTGCAGCACCGGATAGTGCACCATTTATGGCAGATGAATGCTTAATGGCTATACCGGAAATTGAGGGTATCGATTATACAACaaaagaatatttgaattttgtacAGCATATTCAGTCTACCGTTGAACGTCTCAATTCGGAAAAGGATAGTGTTACGTCATGGTCACCGCATCG TGTGGAGTTAGCTTTATGGACACATTTCGTGGCTTCCGATTTAAAACCAGAATTGCTGGAAAATTTACCGCCAGGCTCGCATCATCCAGCGTTAGGTTTTGGGGGTGGAACTGGTACCATTAACAATAGTACGACAAACGGAGTTAACGACGCTGACCAAGATGATTATGGCGATGTACCCGCTAATACACTCACACCGCCACCAACTAATGACTCTACAATAACGGCGGCCAACGTAAACAATGATGCAGAAACAGAAGCAACACAAAATACGAAttcgtcttcatcatcatcgtctaCTACGTCATCGTCTTCATCATTATCACCAAAATCAAATTCTGCAAATCGAACAGTTACATCCACAAGTACCACAACATCATCAGGTGTAGCAACAGCTACCGATTCATTACCATTGGAGATATCCGATGAAAGCAATCTGGAACCTCCAGCGTCGAACG GTGCATTGGACAGTTTAGATGAAAGTACACGATCGGAAGACAGTCTGGAGAAGCCAGCAACTCCGGCAACCATTGCCAATGACGAGACGATTGACAGTGATTCAGTGAGCAGCACTAAACG GTCATTGGATTGCGATAGTTACGAAGATCCAAATGAGTGCAGCCAGCCAGAGATGAAGAAGGTACGAAGTAATTGA